The Anaerolineae bacterium genome contains the following window.
ATTTGCAGCAGCGCCACAAACTCATTGCCCAGGAAGCCGATCAGTGCCGCCGCGGCCACCCAGCCCAGGTTCTCCAGCGGCTCAGGATGGATGAACTTCTGGATCGATTCCCACAGGATGTACCCGGCGCTGAAGGCGATCGAGACGACGATCAGTAGCCCGGCGATGTCCTCCGCCCGGCCATAGCCGTAGGTATAGCGGCGGTTGGCGGCCCGGCGGGCCAGCACGAAGGCGATCCACAGCGGGACGGAATTGAGCGCATCCCCTAGATTATGGACGGTATCGGCCAGCAGGGCCACGCTGCCGCTGGCCAGGTAGATCAACAATTGCAGGACCGTCGTCAGGCCCAGGGCGGCCAGCGCCAGCTTGATTGTGCGGATGCCCAGTTCGTTGGTATAGAGCGGATCGCTGTAAGCAGGCCGGGCATGTGAATGGGCATGGCCGGGCAGATGCAGCGCCCCGGCGATCAATCCCCACAGGCTATCGTCGTGATGATGGTCATGGGCGTGCTCATGGCCATCATCATGATGATGGCCATGAGCATGGTCATGATGGTGGTCATGATCATGATGGTGATCGCCATCATGACCATGAACATGCTCATGGGACTCCACTGCCGCTGATTCTGCCTGCGTCAGCTCTGTCGCCGGTGCGCTGTCGTGCATATTACCCTCCAATCCACCGCCCCACCCGGGAGAAGTGTATGGTACATTATAGGCACTGCAGAGCAGGCGAAAGCGTTATTGCAAAAAACTGCGATAATCGCATCAGGGCATGGAATGACCCACCAGCGGATTGACTACGTTGAGATCATGCGGGCGCACGGGCTGCGAGTGACGCCACAGCGGCTGACCATCCTGGACGCTGTATGTGAAGGCGGCGGGCATACCACGCTGGGCGAGGTCTACGCGCGAGTGCGGGCCAGGGATCGGTCGATCGACCGGTCAACCGTCTACCGCGCGCTGGACGTGTTTGTAGCGCTGGGACTGGTCGTCTCGGCGGAACTGGCTTCCGGCGAAACCGTATATGAGATCGCCCATGCCGCGCCGCATCACCATCTGGTCTGCCAGGCTTGCGGGCGGGAGATGGAGGTCGAGGACACGATCCTGCGGGGGGCGTTCCAGGCGATTGCCAGGGAGTACGGCTTCGCCGTGCGCATGGATCATCTGGTGTTGTACGGACTGTGCGCCGCCTGCCAGGTGGAGGGCCGGGCAGATACTGATCCACTCCACGCCGCCGATCAGGGAGTAGAATAGCGCCTGCTGAGACAGGCGCGGTCGCTTTGCCGTAACAGCGTGCCATCGCCATTTGCACAAGGAGCCGGGTATGACTCCGCCAATGACTTCACGGGAACGGGTGCTGGCAGCCTTCAACCATACCGAGCCGGATCATGTACCGGCCTGGCTGGGAACTTCGCCTGCCTTTGCTGCCAAGGCGCGGCGTTACCTGAACCTGCCGGATGACGAAAGTCTTCACCGCTATGTCGGCGACGACTTCCGGCGCGTCCTGGCAGTCTATGCTGGCCCCGATCACGCCGCGCCCTACACCAACCTGCCCCCCGGCGCAACTTACCGCTCGCCCTTTGGCATTCTGCGTCACGGCTACGAAGGCGGTCAGCCGATGAGCCATCCCCTGGCGGCGGCCACATCCACCGCCGAGATCGACGCTTATGCCTGGCCCGACCCGGACTGGATGGATGTCTCCCACATCCGGGCGGAAGCGCTGCAGTACGGCGGGCAGTACGCCATCATGGGCGGAGAATGGGCGCCCTTCTGGCATGACGCCATCGACCTGCTGGGCATGGAAAACCTGCTGCTGAAGATGTATGACGCGCCGGCGATTGTCGATGCTGTGCTGGCACATTGCGTGGATTTCTATGCCGAGGTCAGCCGGCGCGTCTTTGAAGCGGCGGCGGATATCATCGACATCTTCTTCATCGGCAACGACTTCGGCACGCAGCGCGGCCCCCAGATCGGCGAGGCGCAATTCCGGCGCTTTGTCCTGCCTCACCTCAAGCGTCTGATCGACCTCGGCCATCGCTACAACCTCAAGGTGCTGCTGCATTGCTGCGGCGGCTTCGCCCCTCTGATCCCGGCCATGATCGAGGCGGGTTTGGACGGCCTGCAGGCCCTGCAACCCAACTGCCGGGGAATGGACCCCGCCGTGCTCAAGCGAGAGTTCGGCGGCGCGATCACCCTGATAGGTGCGATCAACACGCAACTGCTGATCGAGGGCACGCCTGACCAGGCCCGCGCCGAAACCCGCCGCGTCCTGGAGATCATGATGCCCGGCGGCGGTTACGTCGCCAGCCCCAGCCACGATTACATCCTGGAAGAGACGCCGGTAGAAAACCTGCTGGCCGTTTACGAGACCATCCGCGAGTACGGCGCTTACCGCTGACCGCTGTCCCCGGCGGCTGTCCGGCCGTCGCCACACTAACAGGTGACCATCCCGCGCACAAACTGGTCAGGAGGGGGAACACAGTTGCTCACGCTTGAGGCTTTCTTCCACCTGGCGGCGGTAGACAGGCTGGTGGGGCAGATCGCTGCCGAGCGCACCGGCTGCGTGGTTGTCGCCGGGCTGGACCCGCGCCCGCTGGCCACCGGCGCCAGGCAGCAGGGCGTACTGCCCAGCGGCCGCTCCACCATCTTTCGCATCCTGGTACGCGAAGTGTTAACCACCCGCCCGGAAGCGACCTGTGTGGTCGTGGCTGAAGAAGAACTGCTGGGACGGCTGCCCCCCGACATGCGTGGGCGGGTGCGCGTCCTGCCGGTCACGGCCCCCAACACGCACGCCGATGTCATCGCCAGGACGCTGGCCGTCGGGCGTCCTGACCTGCTGGTCATCGACCGTCTGTGCGAGCAAACCGCCCTTCCCGCACTGGAAGCCGCTGCCCAGGGCGCGCTGGTGTTCTCCCAGCTGGACACGATCTTTCGCGGCAGTCAGATCGCCGGGCAACTGACGGCGCTTGGCGCGGACGAGAGTTACCTCAATCACCTGCGCTGGACGGTCACGGTGGAGCGTCTCCCGGCGCTCTGCCCGGTCTGCCGACAGCCAGTGCTACCGACAGCCCGCCAGCAGGAAATCCTGCGTCAGCTTTGCCCGGACTACGAGGCGTTGGGGCGCGCGGCGCTGGCAGAGCACTCCCCCGATGCGCCGCCCACGCCCGGCGAAAGCATGCTGTTTTACGTGCCCGGCAGTTGCGATCGTTGCGGCGGCACAGGGCGCTACGGCGATGTTCTGCTCTTTGACATCCATCATGCGCAGGAGGGCAACCTGCTGGCGATGGAGCAGTATGCCGTGCAGCTGGCCGCGCTCGGCCATCTGTCCCTGGCCGATGCCCTGCGCTTTGAGCACGGCCAGTTGCTGCACACCTACCACCTGCTCACCGCCAGCGAAACCGCGCTGGCCGACCTTAATACCCGGTTGCAGCAAAAGCTGGCCCAGCTGGAAAGCGCCAACCGCGTCCTGGAGGAGCGCACCAAAGCCCTGATCACGCTGCAGGGCATCAGCCACAGCCTGCTTGGCTCGACCTCACTGGCCGGGCTGGGCCACCGTGTTTGCGCCTGTGTGCGCGATCTGTGCGGGGCCGACCGGACCATCCTCTATCTGCTACTGCCAGGCAACCAGGCGGAGGTGCTGGCCGTCAGCGGCTGGCAACCGGATCACGTCGGCCGGCAGATCAGCCTTGATCCGGCTGAATTCAGCGGGGCGACGCCGACCCCCTTCCACACCTGGCCGCCGGGCATCCCCCCGCGCCATCCCGATCTGGAGGGAGCACGTCTGCGGGTCGGGTTGCGCATCCCGCTGGCAGCGCAGGATCAACCGGTCGGCCTGATGATCGTGCATTCGACCTTCAAAGGGCGCTTCACACCGGGCGAGATCGCCCTGGTTCATGCCTTTGCCAACCAGGCCGCCCTGGCCATCCAGCGGGCCGGTCTGATCGAGGCGCTCCAGTCGAAGATCACCCAGCTTGAGGCGGCCCAGATCGAGCTGGCCAAAAAGGAACGCCTGGAACACGAACTGGCGCTGGCCCGCCAGGTGCAGCAGAGCATGTTGCCGCGCACCTTCCCGCGTATCCCCGGCTACAGCTTCGCCGCCGGTAGCGAGCCAGCCCGCCAGGTGGGCGGTGACTTTTACGACGTGATCCGGCTGGACGACAACCACTTTGCCCTGGCCATCGCGGATGTCTCCGGCAAGGGGATGCCAGCGGCGCTGTTCATGGCCCTGACGCGCAGCCTGTTGCTGGCAGAAGCCCGGCGCACGGCCTCCCCCACCGCAGTGCTGACCGCTGTCAACCGCCTGCTGCTGGAGCTTGGCGAACCGGACATGTTCGTCACGATCTTCTACGGCGTGGTGGAGCAGGCCACCGGTCGCCTGACCTATAGCCGGGCCGGGCATGACCGGCCGTTGCTGCTGCGAGGTGCGCAGGCCGTTGAACTGCAGGGAAGCGGTCTGGCCCTGGGCCTGCTGGAAGGAAACCGCCTGGCGCTCTCAGAAGAGCAGATCGATCTGCGTCCCGGCGACAGGCTGGTGCTTTATACTGACGGCCTGATCGATGTGCAGGCGGCAGATGGTCGCCTGTACGATCGTGACCGGCTCAAAAACCTGCTGCAGGCTTACAGTGCCCTGCCCCCTGACGCCCTGTGCCGGGCCGTCTTCGACCACCTGGCCGCTTACCAGGGCGACGTTGAGCAGTTCGACGATATGACCATGCTGATCCTGGGCGTGAGCGCCTAGCCGCGCCCGCCGGAAAGCCAAACGGGGAGCCATCAGCCGGCCCCCCGCTGGCATGTTACGTCATCTGGGGGGAACTCTAGCCCCCGGAATACAGCTTCTCAATGGCCGCCTGGCGGGTCTGGATACGGCGGATGCGCTCCAGGTCAAACTTGGCCCGGCGGTCAAAAGTGTAAATCCCGTTCTGCTCCTGGTAAACATCGGTGAGCTGGGTGTAGCAGTAGCCGAACATGGCCGGGTTATCCAGCAGGGCGCTGCACAGCCCCTCAAAGCGAGCGTAGAACTCCTCCAGGCTGCGCGGTCGCTCGCCATAGCCCCACGAATCGCCCTGCGCCGCCTCAGGATTCCACCAGGTACCGCCGAATTCGCTGACAAAGAATGGCTGGCCACGATAGGCGATCGACCACTGCTTGCCAGGGAAGGGCGACAGACCGTCCCAGGCGACATACTCGTAATCTGGCGAATTGTAGAAAGGCAGTCCCTCCCCCGTCCGGGCATGACGCTCGGCAAAGCGGGCCACATCCTGGGTATAGTCGTGGTTGTCGTAGACATCCGCCTCCGGCACGCGGTGCGAGTAACCGGAAGCGTCCAGCACGGGGCGAGTCGTGTCCAGCGCCTTGGCTGCCAGGAACATCCCACGGGTGACATCATCGAGCACTGTGATCCGGTCGGTCAGAGTCTGGTAGGTCTCGTTGAGCGGGCACCAGCCAACGATGCACGGATGCGAATAGTCGCGCTCGATCACCTCCAGCCACTGGGTGATGTACGTCGCGCCCGGCTGCTGGTGATCTTCGTGCGGGCCATAGCCGGAGCAACCCCAGTCGGGGAATTCGCCCCAGACGATATAGCCCAGCCGGTCAGCATGGTACAGGAAGCGTTCCTCAAACACCTTCTGGTGGAGGCGTGCGCCGTTGAACCCGGCAGCCATGCTCAGCTCGATATCGCGAATCAGGGCCTCGTCGCTGGGCGCGGTCAGGATGCCATCCGGGTAGTAGCCCTGATCCAGCACCAGCCGCTGGAAAACCACCTGGCCGTTGATCTTGATCGCCTTGCCGTCGATGGCGATCCCGCGCAGACCGGCATAGCTCTGCGCCTGGTCGACGGCACGCCCGTCAGCGTCCACCAGCGCGAGTTCCAGATCGTACAGATGCGGATCGCCGACCGACCACAGACGGCGACGCTCCGGCGGAACCGGCAGGTAGAGCTGGGGAGCCAGGTCGGAATCCGCCGGGACCTCGGCGCTGCTGACGACTCCGGCTGCATCCCTGAGGACAGCGCGAGCGCGCAGTCCGGGCCGGTTGCCGGTGATCGGCAGTTCCAGCCGGAACAGGCTATTGGCCACATCGGGCGTGATGCGCGGGCGCTTGAGGGCGATCTCCGGCACTGGCTCCAGCCAGACCGTCTGCCAGATGCCAGTGGTGCGGAGGTAGTGCGCCCCGCGCGGGCCGTAGTGGCGGTGGATTTGCTTGCCGCGTGGCTTGGGCGAGTGATGATCATCGCGGGCGCGGACGACGATCGTGATCGTCTCGCCGGGCTGCGCCACCCGGCTCAGGTCGCAACTGAACGGCGCAAAGCCGCCGCGGTGACGCCCGACCTCGTAGCCATTCACCCAGACGGTCGCATCATAATCGACCGCCTGAAAATGCAACAACACCCGCCGTCCGGCCCATTCCGGCGGAATGGTCACCTGGCGGCGGTACCAGACCGCGTCCATGAAGTCCAGGTGACCGATCCCGGAGAGGGGGGATTCCGGGCAGAACGGCACCAGGATGCGGTCACTCAACTCGCGTTCCAGCATGCCGCGTTCCAGCCCGCTGTCGCCAGCATCGATCTCGAATTGCCATTCGCCATTCAGGCACAGCCAATCTGGCCGGACAAACTGCGGACGCGGATATTCAGGACGTGGAACAGTCATACAGGTCTCTTCCCTCAAATGATTGCCTCAAAGGCCACACTATCCGGGCGGCTATGGCGCCCTCCGGCTGCACGCAGGATTGTTTATGGCATAGCTCCAGCACAAAAGCAAGGAAGAAGAATCATCGAACAGCCTCTGCCGGGCAGAGGCAAACACCTGTGTGCTAACTCGCCGGTTGGACAGGTCGACGGCGGGCTTTGTTCGCTGTTGAACTGAGGGGGTTACTCAACGGCCGCCCGCGCCACAGCGGAGCGAATTGCCCGTTGACCAGGCCAGCCAGATCGACTGTTTCCGCGAGGACGATGGCATGCTTAAAGCACACTCGCGTGCACAAGCCACAGGCCGTGCAACGGGCAGGATTGAACCAGAGCGTGACTTCATCTTCAGCCCTGGTCGTCGCCAGTGCACCGGACGGACAGAATTGGGCGCACATCTGGCAGCCAATGCATTGCGAGCTGACCTCCACCACACCCCAGCAGCCAGTTTCCGCAGGGATGACTGCCTCCCTCACCGGGTTGACGGCTGCATAAGTCAGGCCATCCAGCAGCAGTGCCCGCCGCCAGCCGACGCCCAGATCGAGAAAAGTATCCAGGTGATCGGGGACGCTCAGCGTGCCAGTCGGTTGCAGAATCGAGGCAAAGAAGCGTCGACGCGACAGGGCTGATGGCGCGGCTTGCGCGGCAGGCGGCACTTCGGTCGTCAGCGTCACGTCCAGCGCCATGCCCAGCTGGCTCAGAAAATCCGCCGCCAGATCGATCGCGCGCCGGGTTTGAGCAATGCACCTGCCCAGCGGGCAGGCCGCGCAATTCGCCGTATGGAGGATCAGGTGTGAAACGCCTTCCAGCACCAGGCTGATCAGGAACTCCGGCGGCAACGCGCCCACACAGGGGAGACGCACAGCAGCGTACGGACCGCCACCAACTGCCCGGCAGACCAGCGTAGCAGTCCCGTCTACGGTAGCCTTGCGTGTCTCCCGCCACAGTTCCAGGGCTGAGCGCTTCCCCTGCAATGCAGCGGAAGGGCAGGCAGCGACGCATGCCCCGCAGGCCAAACAGACCCCGGCATTGAATTCCGGCACGGGATTTAGAGTGATTGCGGCGACCGGGCAGGAATCGGCGCAAAACTGGCACTGGCCGGCCTGCCGGTGAATCACGTTCAGACAGCGCTCAGGATCGAGCTCTGGGGAAGGATCACCCAGCGCACCGATGGCATTGGCTAACTGAGCCAGGGATGGTGTCATAATAGTAGTTTCTCAGCGGGGCTTGAGCAACCCGTGTCGCAGAGCATAATCGACCAGGTCAGCGCGGGTATCAAGGTTCAATTTGGTCATGACCCGTCGGCGGTAAGTGTCGACCGTCTTGGGGCTAAGATGTAGTCGCTCGCCAATCTCAGCATTGGTATAGCCATGCGCTACCAGCCCAAGCACCTCCATCTCGCGTTCAGAGAGCTTATCATGCACTCCCTCGACGGCCCCGCTATCATCCATCAGGACCGAGATAGCTTCCGCCCGCAGGAAGGAATGTCCGCTGTGCACCATGCGAATGGCATTCAGCAATTCATCGTCGGCGACCGACTTCACTACGTAGCCCGCCGCGCCAGCATCCAGCGCTGGGCGGAGCCACTCCTCTTCGGTGTGCATGGTCAGCACCAGAAACTGCGATCGGCAATCTTCGCGCTGTCTCATCTCCCGGATGATTGTGGTCCCATCCACATCCGGCAGAGTGATATCCATCAGGACCACATCCGGCTGGAGAACCTCGATAGCGCGTCGTGCGGTCACGCCATCACTGGCTTCCCCTACGACTTGAAGATCCGGCTCGCTTTCGATCAACAGGCGCAGGCCGCTGCGGAGCACCGCATGGTCATCAACAATCACAACCCGGATCATGCCGGACTCCTGGCCTTGAGGGGAACAACCACTTTTACGGACGCTCCCGCGCCTGGGGTAGGGTTGAACTCACAGTAGCCGCCCAGCGCCTCAGCCCGATGGGCCATCCGCAGGAACCCCCAGCCGTTGAGCGCCTCCGGCGAATAACCAACCCCGTTATCCTCAACCGTCAGGTATAATTGCCCCTGCTCCTCCCAGACAGTCACTTGCGCTGCGGTGGCATACGCATGGCGCTGCACATTTTCCAGGGCCTCCTGGGTGATACGAAAGAGCGCCAGCTCGATCTCCGGCACGGGACGGATTGGCAGGATCTCCACTTCCAGCACCACCTGAATATTGGCACTCCGGGCGTAGTCTTTGACGTACACCTCCAGCGCTGCGCCAAGACCCTGGTTTTCCAGCGCGGGCGGAAACAATGTGCGCGTCAGGCGCTCAAGCTCATGCAGGGCATCGCTGACCAGACTCCGGGCGCTTGAAATGTGAGAGCTACAACTACACTCCTGATCATCTTCACAGAGACCTTCGGCCAGGCGCAATTGCACCGCCAGGGCCACCAGCAATTGCCCGATATCTTCCTGCAATCGCCGCGTGATACAGCGCCGTTCTTCTTCGCGCGCCGCCAATGCCTGTGTCAGCAACAGCGACAGGCGCTCGCCATCCTCTCCCAGATGTTCCTTTGGCATCGGCCACCTGCTTTATCTTAGGAATATGCCCACGTATACTATACGATGATTAAGACCTTGCCTGTGACAGAAAAGTGCCGCATGTCAGTCAGCAAAAGTCTGATTTTCCGGCAGCGCAACATGACGGCAGGGGACTCGAATGTGGATAACCGTCCCCTGCCCCACCACGCTTTGCACTTCCAACTGTCCATCAATGAACCGGGCGCGCTCGCGCATACCGGTCAGGCCAAAAGAACTGCTCTGATCCACCGAGTCTGGCACGAAGCCAACCCCGTTATCGCGAATGTCCAGCCACAACTCCTGATCATGCCTGCCAACCACTACTGTGACTTCTGTCGCGCAAGCATGGCGATAGATGTTGGTCAGCGCCTCGCCCACCAGACGGCGCAGATGATGCCCTACCTCCTTGGAAACCAACAGGGCCTCGCCTTCGTCATCCACAATCAAGTGCGGCGTAACGCCTGACAGTTCGCTAAACAGGGTCAATTCCGGCTGAAGACAACCGATCAGATCTTCTCTACTGCTGCCCTCGCTACGCAACCTGTTGAGAGTCTCCCGGCCTTCCTGCATCGCCAGCCTACCGAGCTGCCGCGCCTCCTCGATCACGGCCCGCGCTTGTAGCCAGCGTTCATGGTGCACATGCCCCAGGGCAACCTGCAGGGTGATATTCAGAGAAACCAGGGTCTGCAACATTGTGTCGTGCATCTCGCAGGCAATGCGCTGCCTCTCCTGAGCGGCTGTGAGATTCGCCAGTCGTTCATACAACTGGGCATTGTCGATAGCCTGCGCGGCGTGGCTGGCAAAGATCTCTTGCAGTCGCAGTTGATGCAGGGTAATCGTCTGCGCCTGGTTATAGACACTGACCAGACTGCCGACCACGTGATCGCCCACACGCAGCGGCGTGCTGGCGATAGCCTGGGCTGTCGGCATGCCCAGAATGCGCCGCACAACCTGGATGGACACATCCTTGTGCTCCTGGTCGACCAGCATCAAATCCAGAAGTTGTGGGTTGCTGATCCGGATAGGTTTGCAGGAATACCGGAGATCCCCGGCAGAGGCCTGTGGCCACAGATAATCATCCACCTTCTGGAAGACAATGCACAAGTCGGCGTTGGTCAGCAGGCGCGCCAGGTGCGCCGAGGCCTGATACACCGAGACCGGATCCAGGGTTGCACTGAGGGCGGTTGCACAGTGATTGAGCAGGTTCAGTTCAGCCATGCGCTGGACGATCTCGCCCTTCTGCTGAAGCAGCTGCTGGCTACGGGTC
Protein-coding sequences here:
- a CDS encoding beta-galactosidase, which produces MTVPRPEYPRPQFVRPDWLCLNGEWQFEIDAGDSGLERGMLERELSDRILVPFCPESPLSGIGHLDFMDAVWYRRQVTIPPEWAGRRVLLHFQAVDYDATVWVNGYEVGRHRGGFAPFSCDLSRVAQPGETITIVVRARDDHHSPKPRGKQIHRHYGPRGAHYLRTTGIWQTVWLEPVPEIALKRPRITPDVANSLFRLELPITGNRPGLRARAVLRDAAGVVSSAEVPADSDLAPQLYLPVPPERRRLWSVGDPHLYDLELALVDADGRAVDQAQSYAGLRGIAIDGKAIKINGQVVFQRLVLDQGYYPDGILTAPSDEALIRDIELSMAAGFNGARLHQKVFEERFLYHADRLGYIVWGEFPDWGCSGYGPHEDHQQPGATYITQWLEVIERDYSHPCIVGWCPLNETYQTLTDRITVLDDVTRGMFLAAKALDTTRPVLDASGYSHRVPEADVYDNHDYTQDVARFAERHARTGEGLPFYNSPDYEYVAWDGLSPFPGKQWSIAYRGQPFFVSEFGGTWWNPEAAQGDSWGYGERPRSLEEFYARFEGLCSALLDNPAMFGYCYTQLTDVYQEQNGIYTFDRRAKFDLERIRRIQTRQAAIEKLYSGG
- a CDS encoding cation transporter is translated as MHDSAPATELTQAESAAVESHEHVHGHDGDHHHDHDHHHDHAHGHHHDDGHEHAHDHHHDDSLWGLIAGALHLPGHAHSHARPAYSDPLYTNELGIRTIKLALAALGLTTVLQLLIYLASGSVALLADTVHNLGDALNSVPLWIAFVLARRAANRRYTYGYGRAEDIAGLLIVVSIAFSAGYILWESIQKFIHPEPLENLGWVAAAALIGFLGNEFVALLQIQIGRRIGSEAMITDGRHARADGLTSLAVLIAVAGTWLGYPIVDPIIGLLIGLAIVFITRDAVIAMWYRLMDAVDPALVDKAEEAIRRDADVQAVEALRMRWIGHALHLEATIALPPQLTTAVAAAITDRIRHELLHAIPNLAEVRLVVTPSNGGVPGA
- a CDS encoding GAF domain-containing sensor histidine kinase, giving the protein MTTKRLILPARRQVVHLWLEALCARNPIWEREAFERSALHALADFYCFLDEKCRPGLFRLDDLLATSTAPEKLAFLDVARIFLTLRAAFRRALLTYETETQLTLLESLDDWSEAVIKPYSETRSQQLLQQKGEIVQRMAELNLLNHCATALSATLDPVSVYQASAHLARLLTNADLCIVFQKVDDYLWPQASAGDLRYSCKPIRISNPQLLDLMLVDQEHKDVSIQVVRRILGMPTAQAIASTPLRVGDHVVGSLVSVYNQAQTITLHQLRLQEIFASHAAQAIDNAQLYERLANLTAAQERQRIACEMHDTMLQTLVSLNITLQVALGHVHHERWLQARAVIEEARQLGRLAMQEGRETLNRLRSEGSSREDLIGCLQPELTLFSELSGVTPHLIVDDEGEALLVSKEVGHHLRRLVGEALTNIYRHACATEVTVVVGRHDQELWLDIRDNGVGFVPDSVDQSSSFGLTGMRERARFIDGQLEVQSVVGQGTVIHIRVPCRHVALPENQTFAD
- a CDS encoding response regulator transcription factor, with the translated sequence MIRVVIVDDHAVLRSGLRLLIESEPDLQVVGEASDGVTARRAIEVLQPDVVLMDITLPDVDGTTIIREMRQREDCRSQFLVLTMHTEEEWLRPALDAGAAGYVVKSVADDELLNAIRMVHSGHSFLRAEAISVLMDDSGAVEGVHDKLSEREMEVLGLVAHGYTNAEIGERLHLSPKTVDTYRRRVMTKLNLDTRADLVDYALRHGLLKPR
- a CDS encoding 4Fe-4S binding protein, translating into MTPSLAQLANAIGALGDPSPELDPERCLNVIHRQAGQCQFCADSCPVAAITLNPVPEFNAGVCLACGACVAACPSAALQGKRSALELWRETRKATVDGTATLVCRAVGGGPYAAVRLPCVGALPPEFLISLVLEGVSHLILHTANCAACPLGRCIAQTRRAIDLAADFLSQLGMALDVTLTTEVPPAAQAAPSALSRRRFFASILQPTGTLSVPDHLDTFLDLGVGWRRALLLDGLTYAAVNPVREAVIPAETGCWGVVEVSSQCIGCQMCAQFCPSGALATTRAEDEVTLWFNPARCTACGLCTRVCFKHAIVLAETVDLAGLVNGQFAPLWRGRPLSNPLSSTANKARRRPVQPAS
- a CDS encoding transcriptional repressor, producing the protein MTHQRIDYVEIMRAHGLRVTPQRLTILDAVCEGGGHTTLGEVYARVRARDRSIDRSTVYRALDVFVALGLVVSAELASGETVYEIAHAAPHHHLVCQACGREMEVEDTILRGAFQAIAREYGFAVRMDHLVLYGLCAACQVEGRADTDPLHAADQGVE
- a CDS encoding SpoIIE family protein phosphatase; this translates as MLTLEAFFHLAAVDRLVGQIAAERTGCVVVAGLDPRPLATGARQQGVLPSGRSTIFRILVREVLTTRPEATCVVVAEEELLGRLPPDMRGRVRVLPVTAPNTHADVIARTLAVGRPDLLVIDRLCEQTALPALEAAAQGALVFSQLDTIFRGSQIAGQLTALGADESYLNHLRWTVTVERLPALCPVCRQPVLPTARQQEILRQLCPDYEALGRAALAEHSPDAPPTPGESMLFYVPGSCDRCGGTGRYGDVLLFDIHHAQEGNLLAMEQYAVQLAALGHLSLADALRFEHGQLLHTYHLLTASETALADLNTRLQQKLAQLESANRVLEERTKALITLQGISHSLLGSTSLAGLGHRVCACVRDLCGADRTILYLLLPGNQAEVLAVSGWQPDHVGRQISLDPAEFSGATPTPFHTWPPGIPPRHPDLEGARLRVGLRIPLAAQDQPVGLMIVHSTFKGRFTPGEIALVHAFANQAALAIQRAGLIEALQSKITQLEAAQIELAKKERLEHELALARQVQQSMLPRTFPRIPGYSFAAGSEPARQVGGDFYDVIRLDDNHFALAIADVSGKGMPAALFMALTRSLLLAEARRTASPTAVLTAVNRLLLELGEPDMFVTIFYGVVEQATGRLTYSRAGHDRPLLLRGAQAVELQGSGLALGLLEGNRLALSEEQIDLRPGDRLVLYTDGLIDVQAADGRLYDRDRLKNLLQAYSALPPDALCRAVFDHLAAYQGDVEQFDDMTMLILGVSA